Genomic DNA from Kwoniella dendrophila CBS 6074 chromosome 7, complete sequence:
TAGCCTATGTAGGGCATGATCCTGGGATATCTTATCTAATCGGCTGGTGTGAGTTACAGAGGATGCATGGTGTTAAAGTGCCACAATAAGTATATATAGCGGGATTATAAATCCAGTCGGTGGTATGGTGGGGGGTTTAGTGCTACTTTGATAAGGCGCGTGCATTATCATTCTATCATTCTATCATCTAAGACTATCATCTATCCTTGTTAGGAGTTTGAACGGTGACGCTCCATGTTTAACATCTATTACAAGGTAAATTGAACTTTATCTTATTGCTTTGTTcatctatcaattctttcattcAATCGATCATCCTTGTTACAATTATAGATAGACTCAAGGCCTATTCAAGACGTAAACTATAGAAGACTTCGGCTTGTATACATTATCCTTAAATCGTAGTAATCCAATCTATTTCAACCTTACAGATCACAAACAGAAACTGGATACAAATACATCTCAGTCAATCCTTctgctcaagctcaagcagTAATCAAATACATAGAtcacatcaaatcaagatgtcatccaatgatgatgtagatgctTGGATCGCTCAGTTGATGCAATGTAAACCATTGAGCGAACCTGAAGTAAAGAAATTATGtgataaagtgagtatcgAAGGATATTCATATTCCTTGCTTCCCTATATTCGACCTATATATTCCCCTCCAGTTGGTTTGCAGAGTATACCGAGTGTACATCTTCGAACCATCAATGTCGTTGAGCTAATGCGAGAGGTGAAGCTGCTCGAATTGGACTAGCACTTGTGCGCGTTCTCGtataaacaatatcaattcgCTCTCACAAAGATCCTTTATTCTCCCAATACAGTCTATACATTCTTTCATGCCTTTGACTTTTGTTCTGGCTTGTTTCTATCATCCCAAAATGTGAAATAGTTGCTAACCTgaccttcttcctctttcgTTGATAGGCTAGAGAAGTTTTGATGGAAGAATCAAATGTGCAACCTGTACGGTGCCCTGTAACAGTTTGTGGTGATATTCATGGACAATTTGTGGGTATTCACCTTTCTGTGACTACTGCATGTAAGAAACTGATATTATTGATGGCTAATCGTTCTTCTTTTggatatctttcaattttcaATAGCACGATTTATCAGAATTATTTAGAATTGGAGGAAATTCACCTGATACAAATTATTTATTTATGGGAGATTATGTTGATAGAGGATATTATTCAGTTGAAACTGTTACTTTATTAGTTGCATTAAAATTAAGATATAGAGATAGAGTTACCATTTTAAGAGGTAATCATGAATCAAGACAAATTACACAAGTTTATGGTTTTTATGATGAATGTTTAAGAAAATATGGTAATGCAAATGTATGGAAATTTTTCACagatttatttgattatttacctttaactgCCTTAATTGATAATCAAGTGAGTACGACTTTCTCTTTACGCTTTCTCTTTACGCTTTCTCTTTACACtgtatttttttttctatGATATCCAATGTCATATCGGGAGACCACGAAAATCACTTAACTAATATgctctttctttatttttttaccttcagatcTTCTGTCTTCATGGTGGTTTATCACCTTCCATCGATACTTTGGATCACATTAGATCAATTGATAGAATTCAAGAAGTACCTCATGAAGGTCCAATGTGTGATTTACTTTGGTCAGATCCAGATGATAGATGTGGTTGGGGTATAAGTCCTAGAGGTGCAGGTTATACATTCGGTCAAGATATTTCAGAAGCATTCAGTGAGTTCTTACGTCTGTTTGATTCCAATCTGTTTTTGATTTGCTTGACACATCTCTATAATCAGTCCCATTTTGATAACCCACTGTTCATTTTATAGACCACAACAACGGTTTAACGTTAGTAGCGAGAGCACATCAATTGGTTATGGAAGGTTTCTCTTGGTCACAAGAACGAAATGTGGTTACAATCTTCTCAGCACCAAACTATTGTTATAGATGTGGTAATCAAGCTGCCATATTGGAGGTTGATGATGCTTTGAAATACACCTTGTGAGTAGACAAATCTCCTTATGGTTAAACTCTCCTCCCTCCTAATCTCCCCAACTACAGCTTCCTAATCCATGCCAATATATACTGGTTGTCAATAATCTGACGATCTGCAATGTTTTAGCCTACAATTCGATCCAGCACCTAGAGCAGGAGAACCACTTGTATCACGAAGACCTCCAGACTATGTAAGTTCTATAATGCCtgatatacagtattatAGGTGTAGATTAGTAGCTAATCCTTTTTGACCAGTTCCTTTAAACGACTTAAATCATTGTGTAGCAATTACAATaacaagaatatcaagaataGAAGCGCATTGAACATTCTCATACATACAATACATGTGGTTTTTATCTAATTAGACGACTTCCAAATACGATTCATAGGAGCGGTGCGATCGTAAGCAAAGTGGAAACAGAAGGGAAGCAGGGGAGCCTCTATATAGGATCAAGGTTGGAACAGAAGTTTGTTTTCGTTTTTATCCATTTTCTCATTTACATAAATATACCCACAGGATACGAATGACTCATTAAAATACAATTATACAGAAATTGAAACAGAATTCTCAAAAAAGACATGTCATGACATCTACTACTTCTCGTTTCGTAATCTACCACTCACCACATTCTAATTTACTGATATTCACATCCTTTCATCAactttctttgatattctGATCCTTTCACTATAAATGGTCTTCAATTACAATGACAATCATGATTACTGATCATCTTTCATGCTACGTATACATAGCTCACATCCCCTTtcattgatttaccttttatacTTGATTGACCCTTTCATTTACTGTCTCCTACCAAAACAAAAGATTCCAGTTGAATATCATGTCATTAGATATTGAATAGTATAAACCATTGTTTGCTGACTCCTCATGTAAGGGGGAAACGCTGCATCGACGAGAATGAGTACAGTTTATCATTTACTTATTCCCTGAATAATTGAACTAATTTAGCAATTGACAAACATATAAGACCcaatataaatatcataGTACTTTTATGAGATAGTAAGTAATCTACTTCTTGTCTGATTGTctgattttcattttgtgTGTGTAAGATTGCTTATtagaatatcaatcatcaaaaaaaaaaaaaattcgAACGCTGGATCGATCGATAGATAGTCATATTTTGCAAGTAGTGAAAATCCAAGGATATTTTGAACTCAATTCAAGTGAAAgccaaaaaagaaaagggaAGGTACTGTATCGAATGTATCTCTCGTGTTTCATCATAAGATTGATAAGCGTGAAGATATTATACAACAGGACCCTATGAAAATATctcaacctaaatcaatattCTCCACAAGACGTAATCAAAAGAATCCtcaaaatcagcatcaatcatcatcatcatcaacaagatcaagagaatCATTTATACAAAAGACTAAATCATTCGTTATCAATAATACTACTACTAACAAGCGATCCACCAAAgagaaatcatcaatcacacCTACTACCACATCTCGATCTGCAAATCTCGATAAATCCAAACTTTCCTTTCAAGttaaatcaagttcaactacaaagaaacaagaacaaaacaTTCGTGATATCCTGAATCAttcttcaagtaattcaAAATCGAAATATAAACAAAACGAAAATCAAGCTAGAAAACAAGAGGAAGCTGCAATAAGTGCTACTAGTAGTACATCTGAAGTGAAACAAAACGAACATCAAAGTTTAAACGACGGTTTAGCGATTTGTTTATTTGGTTATTCAGTTCAAGCTCAAACTCATAAAATAGAAGATAACATATCGTCAGCAACAAATCTATCAAAAGGCAACAACCTACCAGGAATCTCTGAAACTAAACCATCAATACAAACAAGTAATTTGTTCGAAGAAATGTACGATACGACATTAGAGGAGGAAATCAGACAACAAGCGGTTATGGCTGTGAGTTTATAGTGATACAGTATTGTCAACCAGGCACCTTGTACTAACGAATTCTTACTACTATCCATTCCACAGGAAGTTTTACCCGATGCTGAAATGTGGGCTAAATGGGAAAAGACTGAAGCGCCTTTAAGACAAGGTAGAGGATGGTATCCTAAATTGGTAAGTCTTTTCCTCTGTCTGTTTTCGAGCTGAATTTCAATGTAGAGTACAGAAGAGCTAACTTTGACAAATCAACTTCTGTTCTCAGGATCGTCATTTTTTAGAATTATTGGTCATTTCAGAAATTCACGCATTATCAAATCCTATAAATGGTAATtctggaggaggaggaggaggaggaaattcagataaaatACATAGACATGCAAATAGAGTAAGAAGAGTTGCGTGTGAAAGAATTGGATCAGAAAGATTGAATGCTTATTGTGATAGAGTTAAAgaagcttttgaagcttATATGATGGGTGGTTGGTCGaaccaacatcttcatcatcatcatcaagaacaatttcatcaacaatctgtaattcaacaagaacataacgaagatgatgttgatgatgatgttgatgacgaCGAACTAAAGCATTTGGAGTTatcttctgaagaagatgtagaagaggatgatcATAATATTGGATCTGATTTATTCAGTTCATCCAAAAATGAAAACGACAGTgtacctgaagaaagaggCAGAAACTTACAAAAGGGTAAAGGAAGTATCAAAAGAGAACATACGTCAAGCCGAAACAATTCGAAAACTAGGAATAATGACGACGCTGAGGAGAGAGAATCAGTCGAGTTGCAAGTACCTGAAATTAACATCATACCGAGcgaagaaaaacaaaaaaatatGTCAGACAACGAGTTGATGCAGTctaatttagattcaaattTAGAGCTTAGTGATATCCCATTAAGTGATCTTAAAGAAAGGTCAAATGAGGGGTCCgactcaaactcaaattcCATCTTTACTCAAAGGTCAAAGGGTATGGATATTGATACTGatagtgataatgataatgatcataCTGAAAATAACGAAACTAGTTACTcaaatattatcaataaaaatggattttttgtgagtgatttttttatcagctgatgaaTCTGTGTTTAAACTATACTACTATTGTAGAATGATAGGCTAATTTTGTTAATCTATCATATATCGTTATAACTGATATCGATTAGAATTCGGAAAAAATGATCGAGTCTTGACTACCTCTTTGTTGAATCTTTTATGAACCTCTAAATTATAGATGATCTGGATTccgaaaaaaaaaaactcagAAAATTATGTAAGGAAAAAGATAGAACTGTTATCCAAATCAATCCAATGCGATGCGATCATGATCATAGTTGCTGTACAAGTGGTTTGATGGAAGCAAGAGAACAGGGAGAAACAGGATATATGATTGGAAAATCCAAAAAACACGTTGGCAGATTCATGGGAACTCCCTGTAGGCTATTTAGTGAACCATTATCTCATATTGTATTTGTATCAATCACAGGTACTTACCTGCCCATCCATGACTTCATATGCATTTTATCTGTTTGTTGACTGATCTGTGAACACGattaatgttgataatgcaGGATGTAAAGCGATAAGAAGACATTTGGTATATTATATCATACAGTATACTGTCCGTACAACCTAAAAAAGCTAGGTTTTACATACAACGTGTTGCATAAACATCTATACCGTACTCATAAAGCCTTAATAAATCGAGAATCCAGAGATCAATCCCAAATAACTATTATACAATGTAACATGATTTCCTGAACCCTATCTAATTTAAAATCAgaatcctcttcttcaacctgataaatcaacaatctAGATCgacttctttctctctttctctctctctctccCTATATCCAAATTTTATTGTTTATTCATTCGATTTGTCAGACTTAGACTTTCTATTGAATTGGGATCCAAAGTTACATTTCCTCTTGTAGAAGATGCCAATATCCTTGATCCAATCGTTATTGTTCCGGGACCATGTGCAGGTGTttttaaacctaatccaggtccagataaatcatcaaatttagttgaatGAACAGGATTAGGTATTAATGATCTAAATGCTTTTCGCGCTGTTTTGTTTCAAGTCAATTTACATTCAATGAATAAATAGTATTGTTTTCCCATTTTCTGTAGTATACAGTGTTGAATGAAACAGAAAATGTATTGGGTAACTTACCTCGTTTTATAAATGTGAAGAATTCTCTATCTTGATTCAGTTGTCTGactaaatctgataaaccaGGTAAAGGAGGATTACAATTTGGTACTATAACCAAAAGACGATGGACCGTCAGTGATGTGGTCGAGGTCATTCGATTTTCACTTACCTGAATAATCTTGTTTTGAAACGTCAAGAAGGAATGCAAACTCCCTTGATGGATCATTGACATCAAGCAAAGTGAactgtatcatcaataaatcacctaaatgaattgatgagCATCAGATTAGCATATTGACGATATGTCTACTTTGTTTCCAATGTTTAATCCTCCTGGATTTACGAATCGAAACGTAAGAGACTAAATTCCAACTCACGTTTTATAGGATTTATCCTCAATCCAACactttcttctaattctagTAATTCGAATTCATCCTTTTTTCTCATCTCATTTAATCTTTGTTTCTgcctttctttttctgtacGTTCAGTCGTaacttctttccttgttttA
This window encodes:
- a CDS encoding serine/threonine-protein phosphatase PP2A catalytic subunit, which translates into the protein MSSNDDVDAWIAQLMQCKPLSEPEVKKLCDKAREVLMEESNVQPVRCPVTVCGDIHGQFHDLSELFRIGGNSPDTNYLFMGDYVDRGYYSVETVTLLVALKLRYRDRVTILRGNHESRQITQVYGFYDECLRKYGNANVWKFFTDLFDYLPLTALIDNQIFCLHGGLSPSIDTLDHIRSIDRIQEVPHEGPMCDLLWSDPDDRCGWGISPRGAGYTFGQDISEAFNHNNGLTLVARAHQLVMEGFSWSQERNVVTIFSAPNYCYRCGNQAAILEVDDALKYTFLQFDPAPRAGEPLVSRRPPDYFL